The Neodiprion lecontei isolate iyNeoLeco1 chromosome 6, iyNeoLeco1.1, whole genome shotgun sequence sequence ACGAATCTGATGTCTGAGTTTGGCGACTggatttaattatattttacactCTTGTTACATTCTTTAATATACAATGACGACTAATAAACTAGCCCAAgtaagaattttcaatttagtgCTTGTACTATCCAATTATTCTCATCACTTAACATAAACTTGGAAGCTAACCTCACAAAATTAATCTTAAGATCCATTCCGAATGTTGTAGTTTCAATCATCTTTCACGTGTataacgaatttttcattacaggGTTTGCGAATGTATTACCTCAAACAACCAAACCGATTCGAATTTGGAATTGGAACAGAAATGCCTGCAGCGTACAAGAAGTTTTATACTGAATGGAAATATACACAACCAACCCCTGTACATTACATTGAAAAGGAAGGAAAATATGCAAGAAATGAGGCTACGGGAGAAGTGTAATGTATTTCCTcaaataaaatacttttttacaAACATGCTACCATCAATTTGCAACTTTCCATGATAAATATGATGATCAGTGTTTAATAAATCTGAGAGCATGGAAAACTTGCAAGATTTTATAAGATGATACAAATTCACTTACAGATATCCAGTACAAAATGTTCCACTTCCATTAAAGTATCCCAAAGAGGCTCACCAAGGTTTATGGGGTGGTGAATCTGTAATACAAGGTTTTCAAAAACGACATCGACTTAAACAGAAAATTCCACATTTCTGGGTTCctacattgaaaaaatccatTGTTTACAGCGAAGTTCTTGACAAGTATATACGTGTCACCCTCACCGACAGAACTTTGGATTTAATTCACAAGAACTATGGATTTGACCACTACCTGTTGAAGGTACCAATCTATTAATCAGTAATAAATACCACGTTAATTGACATGTTTAAAACTCATCTTTTCTATACAGACACCAGCTTACGATTTGAAATCTGAGCTGGCTCTGAAACTTAAAAGGAAAATTCTTGAAACATTGGCAGATAAATCGCTTTATCCCGATAATCCTGCCAAGAAAGACGAAGTTTACTCCAAATATCAGCAATATTTATCTGCTGTAagtaaatgaaatattgaatattcatttaggcaatatttaataatttccaACAGTCTAAatgagttgaaaattattgtttatagTACACAAAAGAAGAAATCGAATGGTATGGTTTAAACTGGCGTGAGGCTTGCGTGAAGATGTTCGCAATAAAAGCTGCCCAAACAGTGGTTGCTCCACTGAAACATCAGTATCGAGCGGAACTTATTGTTGAGTTAcaaaatgaaagtgaaatgCCTGCTGAACCAGAAGAATctaggtatgaaaaaaaaaaacatgaagcAGTACTTACATTAATTATCCAATTCGTAATTAGGGAAGATTTCctagtataaaatttttaacttatacagtagtttgaaaattttagcaCAGTTGTTGtaatacttttaaaaaacttctacttttcaatttttgttccaGTATTTCATGGCTTTCGAGGCTTAATCCACTATCCAAGAGTACGAAAACTTCGTAAAAAGAAGATAATGTAGTATTGATTCtgtcatgtatatgtatattttaaaaaGCATACCAGTAAATTGgcgaaatgaatttaaatcttactttattttatagCATGGCTAAACTGTACTGTTATACGTTTACACATAAACACAAATTGCATAATACACTAGGTAAGCATTTAATAACAAGAATTAACGAAGCTTATTATTCACACTTGCTCCTACTCCGATATCGACTAGCCCAATTTTCTCAAGAATCCAAGCAAACAAACTTGCACCATATAGACTGTTTATACAGATCTAAAAAGAGATTTGTAATACAAATGGTGAAACGACCATATAATGTTGCTACTAGGAACTGAGTTCCACATAATATATGAACCATTGTTGGTTAatatgtttcaattatttggcAAATTTTAACACTTGATACTTGGCGTTCAGCATTGTGAAGTGAagataagtaaaataaatattatcagcTACGTCTTTTATATACCATGGTCGATACAAAGTCCTCTCTTTGGAACATCGTGACaaaagaaatataataacaatagtaataataatgcatCTATGACACTGAACATTCTAGGTCCCCATCTTTTGGTAGACAGTTCAGCAAAGAAGCTATAGCCCTTGTGATATATGTCATGGTTCCATAACTGCCGCTAGGTGCACtatcataaaaatgttgaCAGACATAAGCAGCTCCGCCACAAAGTAAGCCTCCTGTTGCAGTTGTCTCACGCTGTTCTTTTGGCTTAGCGCAACAGAGTGTTGCGTCTCCATCTGAATTCATCTAAAAAGACCATAAATGTTGATCGTACACATTTGTTcgaattgcaaaaattttccatcacaATGTATAATTACCTGATCTTCCAAAAATATGACATTTGCTTTATGCACTAAATGTTCGACAGCTATGAGCCCACCTAGCGAAGCTACAACGTTGTATTCAGTAACTAAAGTGAGAACCATTAGAGCCTCGACTACTAGCTGGCGATATTCTGGTTGTGGTATAGTATTCAGGACAGTTTCAACGGCTAATGCAAATTTTAATTCTCCGGGCGTCATTTCTTGCGTTAAATTCTGCGGAAGTACTCTACCCTCAATAGCCAAACCTTGACactaaaaatataaataattctaaaGTCGTACGATACTATTATAACTCTTCCTAGAAATTCAGACAGCTTATCTGAAAGAATGGTTAACTTGGCTGTGCTTATACTTACTCGTTCAAGCACTCCCCATACCCGAGGATAAAAATCTCTGGGTACTCTGTTCAAGGCTCCATCTAGCCTCCGTCTTCGCAACCATTGACCTTGTCTATCAGGCTCTAATTCACCGCCATCCGGTTGGTCAACTCCCAGAAAGGAACCAATTTGAGATTTCTACAGGATACACAATATCAAACGAACTTACAAGAGAATGTACATTCTTTGGAAATTAACATTGTTGCAAACTGGTACTTTGAAGCTtgaaatcaaagaaataaacTTCGCTTACCCTACTAACTCTGCCCGATTTACAGCTAATGACAGAGAAGTTTCCACGTCCAACTGCAAGAAATTTGCGTTTAATTGATATAGGTTGACACATACGGTAAAATAGGTCATCATATTTGCATACGAGTAGAACATACCGCTACTTATGGCGAATTCCTTGCCACTCATAATATgatgtaacaaatttttcatttcaaatggAGATAAGTTCAGTAAATGTTCAGATGCTTCCTCTCCAGTACAAATTAATGTTCGAGAAAGTTCAGTGGCCATAACTTGGATAATCAATCCAACTCTAAGCCTCAACATTTCGTGAAATAGTTGAGGCTCAGTTCTGATGAACATTGCCAAGTAAACAAGTAGCTCCTGGGTCAACATGGCGGTAGATTCATCATCACCATAAGCTTGGTGAATCAGAGATCTCAATTCATTTTCTGGCAAAGGTGCAACGATAGTATACTCATTCGAAGGTGGCATGCCGACTGTAACTTGCTTTTGACGGACTAGCAAGTCAGTAACAGCCTTGGCTAGATCTTCAACACGTTTTCCTAACATACCAGCTGTGTGCCTTACAATACCCCACATTTTTTGCTGGCAAGCCTTTTGATATAATCCTTTCAGCAAGTCTTTAACAGTAACATGACGCCCCTCCTCAAGCATACCAGTGTCATAATGCAGTCCTTGCGAATCAACCTACAGACAATCTCAAGTTGTTAAAATctactgaaaataataacgttTGATGGACATTGTAGGAACTTAGTTATCTCAACACACTTTACCAAATATTGCAAGATGTCTCCCTGCTCTTCTAAACTTTCAGTTTCCCTCAACATTGCTAATAACTCTTCCACTTCGGTATCAGCGTATTGTGTTTCAGATGCTAATCTATGTCTATGCGACTTGGCGGATTGCTTCCATGGCAACAGGTCATCAGTCGGTGATGGTGTACGAGTTACGATTACTGGTGGAGAAGATGATTGCTTTGCTGCTGCCGTATCCGTTATCTCGATAAATGGATTGGAGGAGTAGCCCACGGAAACTCTACGTTCATCTCCAGACATTCCGAGACTTTCAGCTGAACAACAATAtgcaatatttattcaatttcgacaaattttggaaactatttttttgCGACTAGAAGACTGCAAAGCAAGAGGCGGATGTACATATGCAatgttcaactttttttctcaattgcTTACAGCTAGAAAGTGCTCGTACTGCATACACTTGCACCAATCGTATTCATATTCACAAGTAATCAAATAGATGTTATATAGATATGTTACTAAACTTACGCTCTTGGAGACTTATAGGAACCACTGGTGGAAGAATgcattgaaagaaaattgaccgtctttatgaaataaaaattactaatATACCATAGTTTAAAAACTGTCAGGTAAAAATTGCATAGACTTACGTTCTACCGCTATGGatctagttttttttatagcaCCCTTGACAGACATTTTACGTCTGAGATTTCGTCCGCTCCGAGCAACAGGCCGATTAAGAAGGCCAGAACGATGCGGAAAGGCACGTAATAAGTGATCATCCAGGTATTGTTGAACCTATAAAATTTATATGGGTTTTTATCAGTAAAAATAAGATTCCTACAAACTCCCTAAGCATGAGATACCTtgaacaaatttatatttgatttttttcattttaaacaaATGAGATTGACATATTtgtgtaattttattacaagaaaaatttgcaTTGGTATAATAGCATTTATCTTTTACCTGGGGATTCAATTTATCAGGTCTGCCTTCCTCTGAGCTACCCAAGAAGCTTAAATTGGTGATACAAGAGGTACTTAAGAATTCATTTAAATTCCCCAGGGATACTCTAGTTCCGTTGATATAGCCgctctttaattttttcatggtAGTGATCATGGCCAAGGGAATTTTTCCTTGATCTGAAAAACCAGGAACATTTTATGATAAAgtatttatttcgaaaaaaaatgctaGCAGCACCAATATGTCATGTGATTAATATCATTCGCCAAAACTGAATAGCTTCAATCATACTTTAAGAAGCTGTACAGTTTAATGAATTAAGAAGCTATGCAATTTGAAGCAAATGCCAAAGCAATCAAGATACCATTAAGATTCGTAAtgttcgataaaataaaaaagaacagGCTGCCCAGTAGAATTGATGCCCAAAATCCTAGGTCCTATTCTAAACTCAACGCTCAGGTTTGCACAGTATTTGCACCCACCAGGTTCGCTCAATGGATATAGATGTTCCGACagataaaaatcatttccaaaagTGTCGAGAAAAGTGTAATAATATTGCTCTTTTGGAATTGATTATGTTTGAAGTCAGGTCACACATTTTAATACAGattacaaaactaatttttaaattacagcTTGTTATCCCGACTCTGGTTGCTTCATAGTTACCCatgaaatttaatgcttgAACAAACCTTaacaattcaaaaacaaaactgTAATAGAAATCATGTGCCTGATAATATGCAAAAATACAAAGTCAAAGAATTTTGATGGCCAGAGTAATTCAAATCACAAAAATGATGGAGGCAAATTTCCTAAATGTCTGGTACAAAAAACACATTCTAGGATACTTCCAGGATTTCCAAGATTTCCAAGATCGTTGGATGCTCTGGTGTGTTCTAGATTGAAGCAATAATTTCAATGGTAGAATTACTCGTAGATGTAATTCCAGAAAAAATGCTGATCAACACTGATAGCATACCTAGATGATTATGAGTGGCTACAAGTGTAAGAGTAGGTCTTCCAAGCATTTGTTTCCAGTTGATGGTGAGGAAGGCCAGGTAGTTTGTAACAGTATCGACGAGTAGAGCCGCATCATTTGTTGTATAGTACTCCTCCCCATCAAAGTTCTAACACATGCAACACACCCACCCACCGCAAACACATAAGCCAAAATActttgatattaataattagtATAGCTATACTTTCACGGTCTGCAtcagaagaaagaaaagctTTCCAGGGCTTGTTTTTATCAATAAAAACAATCATTACTCAGAATTAGATTGTGAGATTACAATGACTCGTTGGATACAAATTTCCTTAAATACCGTCAATCAATCACAAaatccttcaattttttatcctttacataggaaaaaaaaaacacaggaattgatttaattatatttttctacttttctgCTGGAAAGCTTTAAATTACTTGTTGACTGACTGGCTGGgagttttttcatcattattcgATGTAATACTAGGCGATAATTCGATTGTTAAGTTCTTTGACAAAGTATGTTAGACATGTAGTAAGTCTTGTAATGTGgtaagtttttgaaattgaatcaaaTGTAAAGAAGTTGtctaaaac is a genomic window containing:
- the LOC107221034 gene encoding 39S ribosomal protein L28, mitochondrial, whose protein sequence is MTTNKLAQGLRMYYLKQPNRFEFGIGTEMPAAYKKFYTEWKYTQPTPVHYIEKEGKYARNEATGEVYPVQNVPLPLKYPKEAHQGLWGGESVIQGFQKRHRLKQKIPHFWVPTLKKSIVYSEVLDKYIRVTLTDRTLDLIHKNYGFDHYLLKTPAYDLKSELALKLKRKILETLADKSLYPDNPAKKDEVYSKYQQYLSAYTKEEIEWYGLNWREACVKMFAIKAAQTVVAPLKHQYRAELIVELQNESEMPAEPEESSISWLSRLNPLSKSTKTS
- the LOC107221032 gene encoding probable phosphorylase b kinase regulatory subunit alpha isoform X2 codes for the protein MRSRSNSGVRLDYYQRVVHKIIMDHQNPVTGLFPASADINHAWIRDNIYCILAVWGLSMAYKKIADADEDRAKTYELEQSCVKLMRGLLMAMMQQKDKVEKFKTTQNPHDALHAKYSSVNGQTVVGDAEWGHLQIDAISLYLLILAQMTASGLQIVFNLDEVAFIQNLVFYIESAYCTPDYGIWERGDKTNHGLPELNASSIGMAKAALEAMNELDLFGARGGPTSVIHVLADEAQKCQAVLQSMLPRESNSKELDSGLLSIISFPAFAVDEPNLIDLTRSAIIKKLQGRYGCKRFLRDGHRTPKEDPNRLYYEPWELRMFENIECEWPLFFCYLILDFCFQGNKDAVIKYTEYLEAIMIKTEDGMKLVPELYTVPADKVAAEYADPGSQEREAIGRCPFMWAQSLYILGKLLQEGFLAVGELDPLNRRLCSEKKPDVVVQVVILAEDAEIREKIAQHDIHVQTIAEVAPIEVQPAKVLSHLYTYLGRNKKLGLSGRKSRDVGILSTSKLYSLHDKIFAFTPQLTDMTRFYIASDYELMIDIFKGEINFLKSSWQNMLGRPLVVMPLKNAHLDQGKIPLAMITTMKKLKSGYINGTRVSLGNLNEFLSTSCITNLSFLGSSEEGRPDKLNPQVQQYLDDHLLRAFPHRSGLLNRPVARSGRNLRRKMSVKGAIKKTRSIAVELVPISLQEPESLGMSGDERRVSVGYSSNPFIEITDTAAAKQSSSPPVIVTRTPSPTDDLLPWKQSAKSHRHRLASETQYADTEVEELLAMLRETESLEEQGDILQYLVDSQGLHYDTGMLEEGRHVTVKDLLKGLYQKACQQKMWGIVRHTAGMLGKRVEDLAKAVTDLLVRQKQVTVGMPPSNEYTIVAPLPENELRSLIHQAYGDDESTAMLTQELLVYLAMFIRTEPQLFHEMLRLRVGLIIQVMATELSRTLICTGEEASEHLLNLSPFEMKNLLHHIMSGKEFAISSVGRGNFSVISCKSGRVSRKSQIGSFLGVDQPDGGELEPDRQGQWLRRRRLDGALNRVPRDFYPRVWGVLERCQGLAIEGRVLPQNLTQEMTPGELKFALAVETVLNTIPQPEYRQLVVEALMVLTLVTEYNVVASLGGLIAVEHLVHKANVIFLEDQMNSDGDATLCCAKPKEQRETTATGGLLCGGAAYVCQHFYDSAPSGSYGTMTYITRAIASLLNCLPKDGDLECSVS
- the LOC107221032 gene encoding probable phosphorylase b kinase regulatory subunit alpha isoform X1; protein product: MRSRSNSGVRLDYYQRVVHKIIMDHQNPVTGLFPASADINHAWIRDNIYCILAVWGLSMAYKKIADADEDRAKTYELEQSCVKLMRGLLMAMMQQKDKVEKFKTTQNPHDALHAKYSSVNGQTVVGDAEWGHLQIDAISLYLLILAQMTASGLQIVFNLDEVAFIQNLVFYIESAYCTPDYGIWERGDKTNHGLPELNASSIGMAKAALEAMNELDLFGARGGPTSVIHVLADEAQKCQAVLQSMLPRESNSKELDSGLLSIISFPAFAVDEPNLIDLTRSAIIKKLQGRYGCKRFLRDGHRTPKEDPNRLYYEPWELRMFENIECEWPLFFCYLILDFCFQGNKDAVIKYTEYLEAIMIKTEDGMKLVPELYTVPADKVAAEYADPGSQEREAIGRCPFMWAQSLYILGKLLQEGFLAVGELDPLNRRLCSEKKPDVVVQVVILAEDAEIREKIAQHDIHVQTIAEVAPIEVQPAKVLSHLYTYLGRNKKLGLSGRKSRDVGILSTSKLYSLHDKIFAFTPQNFDGEEYYTTNDAALLVDTVTNYLAFLTINWKQMLGRPTLTLVATHNHLDQGKIPLAMITTMKKLKSGYINGTRVSLGNLNEFLSTSCITNLSFLGSSEEGRPDKLNPQVQQYLDDHLLRAFPHRSGLLNRPVARSGRNLRRKMSVKGAIKKTRSIAVELVPISLQEPESLGMSGDERRVSVGYSSNPFIEITDTAAAKQSSSPPVIVTRTPSPTDDLLPWKQSAKSHRHRLASETQYADTEVEELLAMLRETESLEEQGDILQYLVDSQGLHYDTGMLEEGRHVTVKDLLKGLYQKACQQKMWGIVRHTAGMLGKRVEDLAKAVTDLLVRQKQVTVGMPPSNEYTIVAPLPENELRSLIHQAYGDDESTAMLTQELLVYLAMFIRTEPQLFHEMLRLRVGLIIQVMATELSRTLICTGEEASEHLLNLSPFEMKNLLHHIMSGKEFAISSVGRGNFSVISCKSGRVSRKSQIGSFLGVDQPDGGELEPDRQGQWLRRRRLDGALNRVPRDFYPRVWGVLERCQGLAIEGRVLPQNLTQEMTPGELKFALAVETVLNTIPQPEYRQLVVEALMVLTLVTEYNVVASLGGLIAVEHLVHKANVIFLEDQMNSDGDATLCCAKPKEQRETTATGGLLCGGAAYVCQHFYDSAPSGSYGTMTYITRAIASLLNCLPKDGDLECSVS
- the LOC107221032 gene encoding probable phosphorylase b kinase regulatory subunit alpha isoform X4, with translation MRSRSNSGVRLDYYQRVVHKIIMDHQNPVTGLFPASADINHAWIRDNIYCILAVWGLSMAYKKIADADEDRAKTYELEQSCVKLMRGLLMAMMQQKDKVEKFKTTQNPHDALHAKYSSVNGQTVVGDAEWGHLQIDAISLYLLILAQMTASGLQIVFNLDEVAFIQNLVFYIESAYCTPDYGIWERGDKTNHGLPELNASSIGMAKAALEAMNELDLFGARGGPTSVIHVLADEAQKCQAVLQSMLPRESNSKELDSGLLSIISFPAFAVDEPNLIDLTRSAIIKKLQGRYGCKRFLRDGHRTPKEDPNRLYYEPWELRMFENIECEWPLFFCYLILDFCFQGNKDAVIKYTEYLEAIMIKTEDGMKLVPELYTVPADKVAAEYADPGSQEREAIGRCPFMWAQSLYILGKLLQEGFLAVGELDPLNRRLCSEKKPDVVVQVVILAEDAEIREKIAQHDIHVQTIAEVAPIEVQPAKVLSHLYTYLGRNKKLGLSGRKSRDVGILSTSKLYSLHDKIFAFTPQNFDGEEYYTTNDAALLVDTVTNYLAFLTINWKQMLGRPTLTLVATHNHLDQGKIPLAMITTMKKLKSGYINGTRVSLGNLNEFLSTSCITNLSFLGSSEEGRPDKLNPQVQQYLDDHLLRAFPHRSGLLNRPVARSGRNLRRKMSVKGAIKKTRSIAVEPESLGMSGDERRVSVGYSSNPFIEITDTAAAKQSSSPPVIVTRTPSPTDDLLPWKQSAKSHRHRLASETQYADTEVEELLAMLRETESLEEQGDILQYLVDSQGLHYDTGMLEEGRHVTVKDLLKGLYQKACQQKMWGIVRHTAGMLGKRVEDLAKAVTDLLVRQKQVTVGMPPSNEYTIVAPLPENELRSLIHQAYGDDESTAMLTQELLVYLAMFIRTEPQLFHEMLRLRVGLIIQVMATELSRTLICTGEEASEHLLNLSPFEMKNLLHHIMSGKEFAISSVGRGNFSVISCKSGRVSRKSQIGSFLGVDQPDGGELEPDRQGQWLRRRRLDGALNRVPRDFYPRVWGVLERCQGLAIEGRVLPQNLTQEMTPGELKFALAVETVLNTIPQPEYRQLVVEALMVLTLVTEYNVVASLGGLIAVEHLVHKANVIFLEDQMNSDGDATLCCAKPKEQRETTATGGLLCGGAAYVCQHFYDSAPSGSYGTMTYITRAIASLLNCLPKDGDLECSVS
- the LOC107221032 gene encoding probable phosphorylase b kinase regulatory subunit alpha isoform X3, producing the protein MRSRSNSGVRLDYYQRVVHKIIMDHQNPVTGLFPASADINHAWIRDNIYCILAVWGLSMAYKKIADADEDRAKTYELEQSCVKLMRGLLMAMMQQKDKVEKFKTTQNPHDALHAKYSSVNGQTVVGDAEWGHLQIDAISLYLLILAQMTASGLQIVFNLDEVAFIQNLVFYIESAYCTPDYGIWERGDKTNHGLPELNASSIGMAKAALEAMNELDLFGARGGPTSVIHVLADEAQKCQAVLQSMLPRESNSKELDSGLLSIISFPAFAVDEPNLIDLTRSAIIKKLQGRYGCKRFLRDGHRTPKEDPNRLYYEPWELRMFENIECEWPLFFCYLILDFCFQGNKDAVIKYTEYLEAIMIKTEDGMKLVPELYTVPADKVAAEYADPGSQEREAIGRCPFMWAQSLYILGKLLQEGFLAVGELDPLNRRLCSEKKPDVVVQVVILAEDAEIREKIAQHDIHVQTIAEVAPIEVQPAKVLSHLYTYLGRNKKLGLSGRKSRDVGILSTSKLYSLHDKIFAFTPQLTDMTRFYIASDYELMIDIFKGEINFLKSSWQNMLGRPLVVMPLKNAHLDQGKIPLAMITTMKKLKSGYINGTRVSLGNLNEFLSTSCITNLSFLGSSEEGRPDKLNPQVQQYLDDHLLRAFPHRSGLLNRPVARSGRNLRRKMSVKGAIKKTRSIAVEPESLGMSGDERRVSVGYSSNPFIEITDTAAAKQSSSPPVIVTRTPSPTDDLLPWKQSAKSHRHRLASETQYADTEVEELLAMLRETESLEEQGDILQYLVDSQGLHYDTGMLEEGRHVTVKDLLKGLYQKACQQKMWGIVRHTAGMLGKRVEDLAKAVTDLLVRQKQVTVGMPPSNEYTIVAPLPENELRSLIHQAYGDDESTAMLTQELLVYLAMFIRTEPQLFHEMLRLRVGLIIQVMATELSRTLICTGEEASEHLLNLSPFEMKNLLHHIMSGKEFAISSVGRGNFSVISCKSGRVSRKSQIGSFLGVDQPDGGELEPDRQGQWLRRRRLDGALNRVPRDFYPRVWGVLERCQGLAIEGRVLPQNLTQEMTPGELKFALAVETVLNTIPQPEYRQLVVEALMVLTLVTEYNVVASLGGLIAVEHLVHKANVIFLEDQMNSDGDATLCCAKPKEQRETTATGGLLCGGAAYVCQHFYDSAPSGSYGTMTYITRAIASLLNCLPKDGDLECSVS